The Planctomycetota bacterium genomic sequence TCCTGGCCCTGGAGCGCGGATTCCTCCCGCCGCAGGCCCACCTGCGGGAACCCGATCCGGGGTGTCCTCTCAACCTCGTGCGCGATCCGGCCGCCGGCCGCCCCCGCATCGCGCTCAACCATGCGTTCGGGTTCGGAGGAGCCAACGGGGTGCTTGTCGCGCGCCGCTGGGAGGAGGAGGCGTGAAGGGCCCCGCCGGAATCGTATCCGCGTCGCTCTCCTTTTGGGAAGGCCCGGTTCCGGCGGATCTCGAGGCGCGCCTGCCTCAGCCCAACAGCCTTCGGCGCGGGGGGGATGCGGCCCGCGCGGCCGTGGCGGCCGCGGCGGACGCCTTCCGCGCCGCCGGGGTGCGCGTCTCCGAACGCACGGGGGCGTACGTCGGCCAGCAGCAGATCCCCTTGGCTTACTGCGCCGAGTTCCTGGAGCAGTCCTACCGGGAAGGCCCCCGATTCGCCAGCCCCCTTCTTTTTTCCGAGTCCGTGGCCAACAACGCCGCCACGCACCTCTCGCTCACCTTCGGCATGACGGGACCGCTTCAGACCTTCATCGGGAGCCGCGCCGCCGGCCTTCAGGCGCTGGCCGCGGCGGCCGAGGACCTCGCCGAGGGCATCGTGGACGCCGCGCTCGTCGTGGTCCTGAGCTTCTCCCACGAACTGACGGGCGCGG encodes the following:
- a CDS encoding beta-ketoacyl synthase N-terminal-like domain-containing protein; translation: MKGPAGIVSASLSFWEGPVPADLEARLPQPNSLRRGGDAARAAVAAAADAFRAAGVRVSERTGAYVGQQQIPLAYCAEFLEQSYREGPRFASPLLFSESVANNAATHLSLTFGMTGPLQTFIGSRAAGLQALAAAAEDLAEGIVDAALVVVLSFSHELTGA